The following nucleotide sequence is from Anopheles stephensi strain Indian chromosome 3, UCI_ANSTEP_V1.0, whole genome shotgun sequence.
TTTAGTCTAGGCACAACATCCGCCGGATGGCTTAATTTTTACCGTCAGCATTAGGAACCGAAAAGATGATGGTCGATGACTTACATTCACACTTAGACACTACTGTATTATAGACAGCACAGATTTCAAGAGAGAAGAGGCACTACATATCACGGATCACGATGATAGCGACTGcttttgtgttattttcctTGTGTGTTGGACGTAGTTCTTTACTTCTATTATATTTCTTCTGATCCAATCCATCTGCAACTAACATAACTAAAGATtataacacgaaatactatgGCAACAACAAGCTTATGCGAGATGGAAACGCCATTTTACTTTTACTCCTTGCCAAAGCACACTCGATTCAAATCAACGATCTTCGAACACGCATGCTGCTAATCACAACACAAAGCCTCTTGTGTCAACCGGGCTTTAGCTTTAgctttgacagctcgcgttTGACAGAATCAACCGTTTGGCTCAAAAGTGGCCCAGCGCGTCACGTACTGTGGCTGCATTAAATTACGTCGCTTGTACCACTTGAGTGCTGCGTGAATTGTTGAGGGACAAAGAATCTCTAACTTTTGATTTTTGTAAAGTGTGTGATAATGCCAGAAACGCATAAATAGATTTGTGATCGATGAGCACACATTTCGACGCTATCAGTGCAAAATGCAACGCGTGATGTCGGGCCAGTCGAGCGATCCTTTATCGCCCAAGCGAAAAAGGCTTTCGGTGGGTTTCGGAGTGAATGCATCGGTACAGATTCACAAAACGGCAACACCGCCAGCCGCCATCATCCCGCAACAGCGATCATTATCGACCCACAGCGATACTTCTGTGGCGCCTGACGATGCAACTCCCGGCAAGAGAAAAACTTTACACGAGACGCTTCTGATGCGCCTGCTGTCGACGCCAAGCGATGAGCCACTGTTCCGGCAGCACTCAACCGACGCACCCGAATCACAGCGTACGGCGGACGATTCGTTCGACAGCTGCCTATCCGGCAGAAGCACACCGATCGAGCTCGATCTGCTGCACCAAACGCCGGATGCCATGCGATGCAACACTACGCCACCGGCGGCGGTAGATTCGGCACCCGCCGCTCAACCCAATCGCCGTATGCAGCTGCTGATGCGCGATTTCAACAGTCCTTCCGCGACGGCACGATTGCGTGCGGTGCGTGCATTAAACTCGGTCTCGAAGCGTAACGCGTACGGTAACTTTGATATATCGTACGCCGAGCAGGACATCATCACAGCGGAGGAACGGCTTGCCCAGGAACAGCGCACGATTCAGGACGTCATGAgagacgtgtgtgtgtacgtggaGGTACGCTCCGGTACGGACAATCGCTCGGAAGGGATCAAGGAGCACATTGCATCTCTCGGGGCGAAGGTGAACGAGCGATTATTAAGGTAAGTGGTTGGCTTGCACAAGGATTTTCGGCTATCTTTTAAAACTCGTTTCGCACTCTATTTTTAGGGACACAACACACGTCATATTTAAGGACGGGTTGCTTTCAACGTATCAAAAAGCGAAAAAGATGGACATCCCGATCGTCTCCATTCTGTGGATCGAAGCATGCAAAAGACACACCTGCCTGATGAATCCAAACGATTTCAAAATATCCAACCTAGAACGGTACGAAAATCCGGATCTCTTCAAGCGCATTCGAGTGAGTTTCAGACACAAGATCACCACCTACAAACGCTGTGGCATCAAATTGAACATATTTTATCTCTTATTCTTTCAGCGTCAAAAGTCGATGCAACCCGGAGCGGAGGAAGCAGTTGGTGCAAAGAAACGTCCCAATGTTACTGCAAAGGCAAAGGCGACGACCACTGTGGCCGTGATATCACCACCCTCGAAATTGCCTGTCCTTCATCGGATCCGGAAAGACGATCGGCTGGAGCGCATTCTGAGCGATTTTGAAGCcgaaaatcaaatcaacagcTCTGCCGAGGGACCGGTCGACGAGTACGACGAGCTGTTGCAGGCGGCACCGATGCGTATGCTGGAACGCTTCCGATCCACCCCGACACCGATGGATCGGGAAGAGGAAGATCAAACGGACAGTGTGACACCAACCACCGCCACAACAGCAGAATCAAGCGCTAAGGCGAGCGAAATTCCATCACGGCGTGAATTGTTTGCTGCATCAAAGTCGATTACACCGCGGTCCCGACGCAAGACGGTCATGTTTACCCCACAAATGATGAACGTCCAGGAAGAGGAACAAGCTGTCGATGATACGCCCAAGCAAACTTCGGCTCGAAGTCGACGCAAAACGATCGTACAGGCGAATGACGAGGAGACAGCTGGAGCCGTGTCTGCAAGGCCATCATCGCACTCGAACCGACGCAAAACCGTCGTGGCTGTGGACGAAGAAAGCGCAGCAACGTCACGAATCGGTCGTACTCGACGCAGCACAATGATCCTGAACGCCACCATAACAGAAAATGCTTCTCCTCCAACGAAAATTCAATCTAGTCTATGCGAGAATAATGATCTCAAGAAGCAGGTGGTGGAAGATACAAACGCACCAAACGTTTCTTCGAACCGTCGCACAACGATCGTAGCTGCCGGAAAGGATCCCGTGCGCACTCCTACGGTGGCCATTGCCGCGGCGAAAAAACGCTCCCGTCGGAAAACGATTGCGTTTGGAAACGAGGAAAACACACCACCATTATCGGCGATTTCGATGGACATCACGAAGACGCTTTCGAACACTCCCAACATTCCGGCCCGCGTCACTATCTGTTCCCCGAAAGACATGGACGTGTCCAGCATAGTTCCAAAGAACCAAACAGAACCAAAGCTGAACAGCGATGGAACGGTCATCAGCATTTCGTCGGAAGAAGGATCCAATCGTCAGCTGGTTCCAAACCGCCGTCGGACACTCTTTATCCCTTCCATCGAGGGAGCAATGGATGGGATGGCTCGGGCACAGAACGAAACGGTCCGATCCTCGGTCGGTTCCACCACAGCAACGAACAGGCGTAAAACGATGCTCTTCACACCCGGGAACTCCACCCCAATGGAACCGCTGGAAGTGACGGAAACGCCGCCACCCGACGCATCCCAATCGCACGTAACAACGGCCGATGGCAGCAGTATCGTAAACCGTCCCAATCCTACCTCCAGCTCGACGCCAGTTTCGGCGACGACCGCAAACGGGCGCAAGACGCTGCTAGAGCAGTACACGGATTCGCTCATCTTCAGCTCAACGCGTGCCCCGGAACGACGCCGCCGCACCGTGTTCGACATCACGATGGACATTATGGATCACCGGCTGTCCGAGATTAATCGACAAGCGGCGGCCACATCGAACAAACCGGACGATAACCCGGttgtggtggcggcggcggcggcggcggccagTGTGGAAGCTGCACTGAAATCTCCTCCCTCGCAAAGGGCCCTTCAAACATCCCTCGATGCGTACTACCGGAAGGCGGCCAAATCGGGTGAAAAGCAGGCGCAAAGTGTAGCCGCCACACCGTCCGAAGCGCCGCCGCGGAAAAGGAAACTGTTTAACGTTCAAACGTCCGAAGAGGATGTGCCGGTGGCGGTAGCTGCCATCAAACCAGCTGCCAAACGACGTTCCcttgcaccagcaccagcagctaaAGCTGAATCGAACAAGCAACGTCGAACTACGGCCCTGTTCACCTCGCCGATCGAGCCAGCCGCTTGCCAGCGCCAGGAGAAGGAAGAGCAGCAACGGAAGCAACTGTTCCCCATGGGACGCGGACTTCCAACGATGGCCTCGCAGTATACGGCCGTCGCTTCTGCCGCACAGCAGGCCGGTCCAATGCCGAAGCAGTACCTGGCCACCACTAACCTGCACTCCGAGCAGAGCGCGTTCGTGAAGGAGGTACGGCTGCAATAGTAGCACAATTAATGCTAACCCCGATGAGCTTTTTGGGCGGTTTTTAAGTAGGAAAAGTTGTAGCGCGGAAGGGTAGGGTAGATTTTAGGATGTTCATAGTCACGTGAGTTTTAGTAGACTCTTGCCCCCCCACCccttgtttttgttctgttccCGGCAATAAAGCTGTTCTTCAATCTAGACCCGTGTACGCATTTCCTACCGGAAACCTCACACTAAACACGCTTTCTGCTCTTCTACTGCTCCGTCCTTAAACAGGCCATCGCACGGCTCGATGGATTCGTTGTGGAGCCGAACGTCACCGACCACACCACCCATCTGGTAACGCTCGAGTCCCGCCGCACGATCAATCTGCTCCGGGCGCTTATCCGCGGCCTGTGGATCGTACGCTACGAATGGATCGTCGAGTCGTACCAGGCCGGCCGTTGGCTGCCGGAGGAACGGTTCGAGCTGAGCGAGTTCTCCCGTGCCGTGCAGCTGAATCGCAGCGAGCGGCAAGCATTCGGTAGCCAGTACCGAAATGAGCTGTACACCGACTTTGCACCGTTCTGGATATCGCCACGCTGCCCGGTACCGGTGCAGCAGCTGCGCGAGCTTGTTCTCCTCTGCCGTGGGAAGGTGACGGGCAATGCGGCACGGGCCAAGTTTCTGGTGGTGGACCCGGACGACAATGATGCGGCACCGATCGAGGGTCAGATTGTGGTGGCACCGGTGTGGATTCTGGACAGCATTACCGTCAACAAGGTAAAGAAGCTGTCCCGCAAGTATCGCGTGCAGTAGTAACACGGCGTACGTACTGCGCGAGGTTACAACTTAAACAAGACTGATACATGTGTACTAGAGCTAGTTGACGAAGCCCCTACCcggctcactctctctctctctttctctctgggGCGTAAAGAATGCAAAATAAAGTCACCTGACCACGGGGCGGATGCCCGGTTTTAATCGAACAGCCTTTCGCACACGAAAAAGTATTCCGTCTTGCACGACCTATCGTCCAGCGTGTAGTTGAGGGACATCGACTTCAGGTACTCCACGATCACGCAGTTCTCGTACGTGCAGTAGTCGTGCTTGTAGTTGTTCGGCTCGTTGTGCCGCCAGCGGGTGTACGTCAGCCGTTCGCCGGTCGAGGCGTAGTAGAAGTGGCCCTCCTCGCCGAGATCGTTGCCGGACGTCCACAGCTGCAGTTCGTCGTTCGCTTTGGTGAAGCCAGTCTTTTCGACCAGCTCCACCACATCGTTCAGCTGCTCGTCGTTGTTGATCCTCACCAGAAACATGCCACGCGTCCGGCAGTACTCGTACGCCTTGTACCAGTTAAGCTGGGTGTGGAAGGGTGAGAGTAGAACAACGAGCACAGGGTTAGAGGGTTGGTTATCTTGCATGAAGTTCTTATCTTGAGTAGAGTCGGATATAGACGACATCCGGTATAGGCGGTATTTCAGTCGAAGAACTGTGTCCAATGCCATCATCACACTCAGAACGAGAATGTTGTTCACTCACCTTAAACGAGTTTCCGAAATACAAGGACTTCTCCCGGTAGAGCGCGTACGAAACGTCCTTACTGTCCTCGGTGCGTATGCAATCTACCGCCAGGAAGCTAATCAAGAGCACGACCAAATGGGCCAAACGTTTGGTCGTTCCCATCTTGAATGATGCTGCTCGTCCGATGGCCAGAACACAATTAACACGTTCGGGTCGTAGCCATGTGTTTTAGCACGATAAAaccgtttgtgtgtatgtagaTTTGGTTGATGTTCGTCCGTCCGTTCGAGCCATTAAAACGAGTTTGTAGAAGAacccaccccccacccccaccAGCGGAAAAAAATCCAGCAGCAGAAGCTCGGGAAGCTGACGGCAGGCTGAAGATATCTTATTCGAATTAAAATAATCCTATCCTATGTTACTGTTTCCCACTAATGATTGCTAAACCTAAAACCAGTTCAATCCCCGTCAGTTGCTTCTAATCGTACAATGTTTCACACATGAAAAAGTTTTCCGCCCCACACTGCCGATCGTCGAAGGTGTAGTTGATCGACCACGGCTTAAAGTATTCCAGCACCACACAATGCTCGAACGTGCAGTTATCGTGCATCGCGTTGTTCGGTTCGTTTTTGGTCCACCGCTCGTACGTCAGCCGTTCGCCCGTCGATGCGAAGAAGAATTGGCCCTCCTCGCCGAGATCGTTGCCGGACGTCCACATGTGCAGGATGCCGTGCGTTTTGGTGAAGCCACTCTGCTCGATGTGGTCCACCACCCCGTTCAGCTGCTCGTCGTTGTTGATCGTCACCAGGAACATTCCGCGCGTCCTGCAGTACTCGGCCGCCTTGTACCAGTTGAGCTGTGCgagtgagcgtgtgtgagagAAGAAGACCAAACAACGTTAGAACTAAGGTGCTGGGCTAACTGCTCACGAAGAGCTCACCTTGAATGTGTTGCCAAAGTAGTAACTCTTCTCCCGGAAGATCCCGAACGTATTGATGTCCGTCTGCGTGCTAATAAATCCAACGGCCAAGAAGCTGATCAGGATCGCGACCAGGTTTGCCACACGTTTCGACTCCATCTCGCTGTCGCTGCTACTCGGTCAACGTCTGATGTGCAATTAACACTGTCCTCACGCTCATAGTGTCAGGCTCTCTACTCATCTATGCATTACACCGTGCGAGTGGAATTTCCGCACCGCGGACAGTGCGCGCTTCTGCGTGTCTTAGTGTATTCaggttttgttgatgtttgttCGATTTCAATCCCCAAAACCAGTTTGCTTGCTTGGCCTTTCCGTTGCTCTGACGGCTTCAGACATAGAGAAGGGTTATCGGATTTTTGTTCCTTGACCTCCGGGTACCATACCATCGCCCGGGAGTGAGATAGCAAAATCGGGCGCACATCTTCAACGTTACAACCATGTATATTTGGTCTTA
It contains:
- the LOC118512943 gene encoding mediator of DNA damage checkpoint protein 1: MQRVMSGQSSDPLSPKRKRLSVGFGVNASVQIHKTATPPAAIIPQQRSLSTHSDTSVAPDDATPGKRKTLHETLLMRLLSTPSDEPLFRQHSTDAPESQRTADDSFDSCLSGRSTPIELDLLHQTPDAMRCNTTPPAAVDSAPAAQPNRRMQLLMRDFNSPSATARLRAVRALNSVSKRNAYGNFDISYAEQDIITAEERLAQEQRTIQDVMRDVCVYVEVRSGTDNRSEGIKEHIASLGAKVNERLLRDTTHVIFKDGLLSTYQKAKKMDIPIVSILWIEACKRHTCLMNPNDFKISNLERYENPDLFKRIRRQKSMQPGAEEAVGAKKRPNVTAKAKATTTVAVISPPSKLPVLHRIRKDDRLERILSDFEAENQINSSAEGPVDEYDELLQAAPMRMLERFRSTPTPMDREEEDQTDSVTPTTATTAESSAKASEIPSRRELFAASKSITPRSRRKTVMFTPQMMNVQEEEQAVDDTPKQTSARSRRKTIVQANDEETAGAVSARPSSHSNRRKTVVAVDEESAATSRIGRTRRSTMILNATITENASPPTKIQSSLCENNDLKKQVVEDTNAPNVSSNRRTTIVAAGKDPVRTPTVAIAAAKKRSRRKTIAFGNEENTPPLSAISMDITKTLSNTPNIPARVTICSPKDMDVSSIVPKNQTEPKLNSDGTVISISSEEGSNRQLVPNRRRTLFIPSIEGAMDGMARAQNETVRSSVGSTTATNRRKTMLFTPGNSTPMEPLEVTETPPPDASQSHVTTADGSSIVNRPNPTSSSTPVSATTANGRKTLLEQYTDSLIFSSTRAPERRRRTVFDITMDIMDHRLSEINRQAAATSNKPDDNPVVVAAAAAAASVEAALKSPPSQRALQTSLDAYYRKAAKSGEKQAQSVAATPSEAPPRKRKLFNVQTSEEDVPVAVAAIKPAAKRRSLAPAPAAKAESNKQRRTTALFTSPIEPAACQRQEKEEQQRKQLFPMGRGLPTMASQYTAVASAAQQAGPMPKQYLATTNLHSEQSAFVKEAIARLDGFVVEPNVTDHTTHLVTLESRRTINLLRALIRGLWIVRYEWIVESYQAGRWLPEERFELSEFSRAVQLNRSERQAFGSQYRNELYTDFAPFWISPRCPVPVQQLRELVLLCRGKVTGNAARAKFLVVDPDDNDAAPIEGQIVVAPVWILDSITVNKVKKLSRKYRVQ
- the LOC118512949 gene encoding C-type lectin 37Da-like codes for the protein MESKRVANLVAILISFLAVGFISTQTDINTFGIFREKSYYFGNTFKLNWYKAAEYCRTRGMFLVTINNDEQLNGVVDHIEQSGFTKTHGILHMWTSGNDLGEEGQFFFASTGERLTYERWTKNEPNNAMHDNCTFEHCVVLEYFKPWSINYTFDDRQCGAENFFMCETLYD
- the LOC118512947 gene encoding C-type lectin 37Da-like, giving the protein MGTTKRLAHLVVLLISFLAVDCIRTEDSKDVSYALYREKSLYFGNSFKLNWYKAYEYCRTRGMFLVRINNDEQLNDVVELVEKTGFTKANDELQLWTSGNDLGEEGHFYYASTGERLTYTRWRHNEPNNYKHDYCTYENCVIVEYLKSMSLNYTLDDRSCKTEYFFVCERLFD